The region CTGAACAAAGTTAAGtgtgagggaaggaaggaatggATCTGTAACACAACAGCACCAGAACTGCTCTACCATATCTCTTTGCACTACGTGCACAGAAAATACATATACTGCATTGGAACACAATTAAGATTACAATTAATTGTAAGCTTAAAAAATAAGCTTACAACTGTCACGAAACAACGAAGACATGGGATCAGGCAGTGCACAGatgcaaagcagagcagaagaacGACAGGCAAGTGCTTGAAATCATCTTTTTCAAGAGGAATGGTTATAAGTTTGCTGCGCTGGTCCTATTTCACCAGAGCCGCTCCCTCCCCTGACCCACACCCTCCTGTGTGCTGAGCTGTGGCCGTACCAGCCTGCACTGCAAGAAGCAAACTCCCAGCTGCCACGAACCTCTGCCGTTCGTGTGGCTCTATTAACAGATGTAAAATTGTGGCTGTGCAGTTGATTTTACACACCACAGAGATTTTACTGCATGATTTCATACACTAAAGCACATATCCGAAGACGTGTCAGCAcacagcagcccagcagcctTCAGGAAACCTCAGGCTATCAAACACTGCTTCCATTAAACCTTGCTACCAGGGGACTGGGAAGCATGCAGCTTAGGACCATGGCAAACAAATTTTAgttgttttaaatgcaaaagcaggcatgtttcttctatttttctaaTACACATAAAAGCTTCCAGAATAAGCCCATTAAAAAGATTTACAGTTCTGCTTATTGTATAAGCATAGCAAAATAATTACATAACTAAAACCAAAGCAGCACGTACTTGTtcacagaagatttttttttaaatgctgaattaTCTAACTAATAAAAATCAATGGCTGATCACTCTGAAACACACCTACTGTAGTACCTAGCCAACTTTGGACAGTCACTTCTGTTGGTGCAGGGACAATGTTTCTTGAACtatgagaagggaaaaaaaaaagaaaaaggaaatcacAGGGTAGTGCATTTTCCTCTGTCAGCAGatttaattaaatgttaaaaaaattatgtcaagTGGTCCCAAAACTTTGAAGGACACTATAGTCAAAAGCCCCAGAACACTAGATTTCCACCTCCTGCTAGATAATCACCAAGCAAATTTGCACAACACACAAAATGTGTTGCCTATTTGTCGAATAAAACCTTTGTGCCCCATTATAACAAAACGTAAGATCTTGTTGATGCAGTTAATGAATTCTGATTTTCGTCCAAAACAGTCTGAGGCAGAAGTGAAGCAATAAATAATCATAGGATGGTAAAACCAAGAAATGCATAAAGGAATAATTTCCAACACAGGAATGCCTAGGGACTAACAGGCTAAAGAGATGGATCTGTACATACACACTGCAGACACAGCCTGAGATTTCCCGTTCAGAAAATCTAGTGCAAATCAACGATTAGCAACTTGTAGCAATTAAAactcagcagcaggagatggTATTTCTcacatgaaattaaaaacattcaaaagCAAACCAAGACTACAATTACTACTTCTAAACATCACTGTAATAACGCTCTTGTTTATTTACAAGTACCTAAGCAAAGTTTCCAGGAACGCTGGACAATACTGAGCACCCAGATACATTTTAGTGGATACAAATACCTTTGGTCTGCATCAACTTCAACACTCAGCTTCGTGTCTTGCACTAAAACTAAACTAAACCCCCCCAAATGTACCATTTCAGTCCAGCTCATCTCATCTACCAAGTgactgcagcccggggcggaATTCTGCCCATCAGAAGCAGCTCACTGAGGCAGGTGACACCAAAAAGCTGTCACAAACAGTGGTGCTCAGGGTAGGGAGAGTGttaaggaaaataaggaggtatAATGAATATATTGATGTAAAACTTAAATATCATTGCTAGTGGATTGTGATAAAGAGTATTGTGTTAAGAGTATAATCAGAACTGATGTGGAGAAAGTAACCTTTAGGGCAGTTTTAAGAACAATGCTCGGTTACGCAGAGCCCTTTCTATGGCTGGTTTAAAGCCCAGTCCAGCTGAATCAACAAGTTGTGCAAGAAATATCAGACCTAGGACAGCCATTTGCTTTAATGACAACTAATGATTAAAAGGTTAAACTACTCCGAGTACAGGCATAGATAAAATACAGGAATCAGTTAGTGGAACtgcttgaagttttctttaaaagttttaaagaacAAATAGAAGCGtctgaagaaagaagataagCGATTTTTATGATCGGTGGAGAAACATGAAGCATCACTTCTGACGGAGAACTGAAACGAGGCAGCAGAGATGAATTATCAAGATggacttgaaagaaaaacaaacaatagaGAACTGAGAGcccatggaaaaaaacaaagaactttTTGAAGAATGAATACACTGAgaacttctctgaaaaataCCTATTGTATAATGTGTATAAATATCTGATGATTTTCTGTGGGGTTTTGCCACTCACTGAGGCGATGGCCCAACTCCGAGTTGTTAATAAAGCAAAGTTGTTAATAAAGAGTTACCCAGAGCCTGTGGAAAATTCTATAACAGAGAGTAAGGTCGTTACTGAACAAGAGAACAGCTATGGGAGAGCATATAGAAGGCTTATTAACTTGTTCTTTGGGATATGGGTCCTTCAGTCACTTAGAAAAGCGTGTGTGAAAACTGGACACATTCAGTAGCAGATATGAACTCAGTTCTTCACttgtaacaaaaaaattattcactggAAGACCTTTCTGTCAGCAGTGGAAGGCTGTATGAATTCCAGTTGCAATTTCCTTCCCCTACACCTCAGTAAGACCAGCTGGCAGCACAAGTTGTCCTCTATAATAAACACTTAGCAACCATTTCAAGGCGGTTTTAGAACACTTGTCCACTAAAAGACGATCGAAGGCCCCAGGAACAGACAGaatggtcatagaatcatggaattgtttgtgttggaagggaccttaaagttcaacCAGTTCctcaccctgccatgggcagggacacttcccactggatcaggggcccCAAGCCCCAttctacctggccttgaacacctccagggatggggcagacacaactactctgagcaacctgttccagtgcctcaccatcctcacagtgaaacatttcttcctgagatcttatctcaatctcccctctttcagctgaaaatccttcccctcatcctatccctgccctcccaaatcaagaacccctccccagctttccaggaacccctttcagcactggaagctgctctaagatctccctggagccttctcttctccaggctgaacaactccagctctttcagcctgtccgaGCAGAtggagaatcatggaatcacagcaCAATTCGGGTTGGCAGGGACTTTTAAAGACGATTTaattccatcccctgccatgggcagggacacctcccactggatcagggactccaagccccatccaacctggccttgaacccctccagggatggggcagccacaactcccctgggcaacctgtcccagggcctccccaccctcacagggaagaaaCTGCTCCTTATATCTTGTCTAActctgcccccccaccccccccgcaGTCTACACCCACCGCCGCTCGTcctatacacatacacacacacattatataCATACACGCATACATACACCGCCCCCCGCGCTCCCCACGCACCTGCACGCGCCCCGCGGCCGCGCGAGGCCGCtcggcgccgccgccccccgcccagCGGAGCCGCAGCAGGGCGAGCGCCAGCGGGCGCCGCGCGCGGGACAGTCCCGGGCTGCGAGGGGCGCGCAGCAGCGCCATGGCGGGCGGCCGCGCGCGGGGCATTGTGGGGCGGTGGAGGAGCGCGGGCGGGGCCAGGGAGGGGCTCAGAGCGCCATCCGGGCTGGGCCTGGGCACCGCCGGAGGGGAGGCTGGGGTGGGATCTTAGGGAGAAACGTTTTCCagtgagggtagggaggctctggcccaggctgcccagagcagtggtggctgccccatccctggaggggttcaaggccaggttggatggggctggaagcccctgatccagtgggaggtgtccctgcccatggcaggggaggaactgaatgggctttaaggtcccttccaacccaaaccattccatgattctattctatgattctccagaGGAGCCAAGCAGCCTTTAGCTTGAGATCTTAGGGTCAGCACTAAGGCTTGCAGCTGTCAGCGTCAAGGATTTCAGGTCTGTGTGAAAACAGCCCTGCTCCAGAGTGCCATCTTATAAGCCGACACTGAAAATCTCCGTTATTACCACTGACTGCAACACAAATGACTGCTAATAAATAACTTGTAATCTAAAGGCATCATGGACATATTCTTTTGGACAAGAcactaaatcatagaatcatagaatcaccaggttggaaaagatccactggatcatcaagtccaaccattcccatcaatcactaaaccatgtccctcagcatctcatccacccgcaccttaaacccctccagggaaggtgactcaaccccctccctgggcagcctctgccactgcccaatgacccttgctgtgaagaattttttcctaatgtccagcctgaacctcccctggtggagcttgaggccattccctctcgtcctgtcccctgtcacttgggagaagagcccagctccctcctctccacaacctcctttcaggtagttggagagagcaatgaggtctcccctcagcctcctcttctccaggctaaaccttccctggaggtgttcaaaggacgggtggacgaggcgctgagagacatggtttagtgtctgattggaatggttggattcgatgagccggtgggtctcttccaacctggtggttctacgattctgtgagtCTCCCGGTGTGCCAAGGCAGGACTACGACTCCCGGCATGCCCAGCACAGAACTACAACTCCCGACATGCCTCGCGTGGAAGCTACCGAGATGACACTAAGGGACGGCAGCTCCCGGCATGTCCCGGGcgggactacaactcccggcatGCCCCGGGCTCCCGTCCCGGTGCGGGGCGTCCCGTCCCGATGGCGGCGGCGCCGGTCTATGTGTACAGCCCGGAGTACGTGGCCCTGTGCGACTCCCTCTGCAAAGTGCCCAAGCGGGTCAGCGCCCGGCGGGGCTCGGGGTGCGGGGACCGGGCCGggaggggtcccgggggggctCCGGGGATAGGGGCGGGCTCGGGTCCCGTCGGGTGCCGGGGGCTCGGCCGTGGGgcctggggtgggagggggtCTGGTTGGGGGGGTTCccggggtggggtgggaggggaccctggggggctctgtggATTATGGGGAGGCATTACGGGTCCCAGGGGGTGATGGAGTGAGAGGGGACCCGGGATCTGGGGTGAGGGGTCCTGGGCTCTtttgaggggctgcagggaggcctGGGGGATGGGAAGGGACTCGGGTGGAGCTCGGGGGGGGGCTAATGGACCCCGTGGGACCCCCGGGGTGGAAGGGAGGGCTCGGTAGTGGGAGGGTCCCAGGATCTAGGGGCCTTCCCGGGCTCTCTGGGGGCGCAGCAGGGAGGCCCAGGGTGGGAGGGGACCCGGGGGGCTCCGTGGATTAGGGAGAGGCATAACGGGTCCCaaggggtgctggggtgggaggggaccCGGGCTGGGGGGGTTCCTGGGCCCTGTGGTGATGCAAGAGGGAGATgtggggttggaggggaccctGGGGGCTCGAGCAGGGCTGGAGGCGGGGTTAATGGCCTGTataggggctgggaggggaggcCTGGGGTGGGAGGGTGTGCGGGGGAGGCTGGGGAGTTCACGGGCTCTATGAGGATGCAGCAGAGAGGTTTGAGGTGGGACCCTGGGGGCTCTCTGGGGAGCTGGGGCGGGGTTTATGGGCCCTGTTGGACCTTGGGGATCTCCAGGGGCTGGGGCATTAACgggctctgtggggcacagTGAGGAGGCGTGGGGTGGAAGGAACTCCTGGGGGTTGCTGCTGGCCccaggggcagcaggagggcGTGGGGAGGTTGGGGAAGGGGCAGCAGTGGGGACACCCCCTGGCCCtaggcaggaggagggggtcAGTGCCAGCCCTCCCAGCACACAGGGCCAGGAGTGGAGGCTGGGAAACAGTCGTGATGCTTCCCAAGCTTCCCTCCAGGAAACTGCACTGCTGTGCTTCTCCTGGCACAGCGAGAGTCCCGCAGCCCCCCTGTCTGGGGCCCTGCCCAGGCTGGGAGCAGTGACAGTGGCCCTTTGGCTGCAGGTCACGTACCCCAGTCACTGTGCTGCTCTCCTAAAGCCACACTCACggcctgatttttcttttctctaggccAGTATGGTTCATTCGTTGATCGAAGCATATTCTTTACTTGACCATATGAAGTAAGTGCTTCCATTTTCTGTGAAGAGAATGTTTCCTTCTCTTGCTAATCAAAGAATCAGAATTTTTTGGGTGGAAAAGACtgttgagatcatcaagtccatttgtacctgtctactactaaaccatatccctgagcaccttatctGCCCAggctttaaatacctccagggatggggactaaactacttccctgggcagctgtttcagtgcctgagaaccctttcagtgaaggagtatttcctcatatccaatttgaacctcccctggtgcaactcgaAGCTATTGCCATTACTAAGGTGTGGACGATACTGAGTAGCCACAGGCCTTACACTGTCCCTGCTGGCAGCGCAAATGTAGGAGCCCACGCAGAGCCTGTTTCTACGATCTAAGGAAAGTCTGCTTGTTTTCCTCAAGGTTATGTTACATGTAGTTTATGGTTTCCCTTCCTCATCTAATGGAGTACAAAGTGCGTTGTGCTTTCTGTGTAGAGCACGCTGTCACCTGCTACTGGCGTGGCTCTGAGAAGCAATGGCGTAGAACCTGTCTGGTGCTGCTCCAGATCCAGTGGCTGGTGTTGGTGTGGAGAGGGGCTGTGCTGTTTTGCGATTGTTCTGGGAGATTTTTTGTGAGGTGTTGGTGCTGTTTGGGAGAGAAGACGAAATCTGAAGGGGAAGAGTGAGAGCCCTCCCAGCCCCTTAGGCTTGTGATGCTGGAGGATGTGAAAGGAAAGAATCGtggaatagaatcatagtattATTAAGGttggcacagtggggttgggctgatggtttgACTGGacgagctgagaggtcttttccaactttaatgattctgttattctgagGTTGATTCAGGCAAAGTGCCCAAACCCAGGAAGGGGTGGTGTACGAGTTGCTGAGTACAGAGATGGTCTCTGTTTTGAATGCAGGTGGCGTTAAGGGCACGTCAGAGGCTGGGCTGtgatgttttctctctgttattTCCTCTGTGCGTAACCAGAATGTTGGATCTGCTGGGGAGACTGtgagagcacacagaaaagcaaaaaacactTGAAGCAAAGAGGGAAGGTCAATTCAGGCAGCACCTGCGGATGTTGATCTTTGGGGTGAACACAGCAGGCAGTGCCAAGCTGGGGGAAAGGCCCATTGCAGCACAGCTGAGCGGCTTTCTCACTGAAAGGAATGACCCAGAGGAAGAGGGGgggttgtttgctttttcaacAGTAGCTGCCAAAAGAAGCCTCCTAGTTTGAAGAGGTTAAAGCTGGGTGTTCCAGCCAAACCTGATGtgctcccttcctcctctctgcctAGAATAGTCAAGCCAAAAGTGGCCTCCATGGAAGAGATGGCAACTTTCCACACGGATGCCtacctgcagcacctgcagaaGGTCAGCGAGGAGGGGGATGATGACCACCCAGAGTCTGTGGAGTATGGACTGGGTAAGAATGCTTGTTTTCAGCAACAGATTAACTGATTATTTGGTCCAGGATGTTTTTTGCTGGAGCTGAGATTAGACAGAGGGGTGAGCTCAGGTGGGCTGCTGGGCTGTTTGTGGAGGGAAACGCTCTTTGATGGGGTGTTGTTGAACCCCATCAGCCAGCAGTCACCTGCCAGGCTGGCATTTCACTGTTGCTGGTAGAGAAAACAGTCAGCTTTGTGCTGTGGCGCTGTGCAGCTCAGTCTGTCCCTTGCACACCAGGAGTCGTTGGGCCCTCCCTGGGCTACGgggggaatctctgctccacCGTGGGGTCCTCCCTGGGCTGTGGGGGGATCTCTGCTCCACCATAGGGTCCTCCCTGGGCTGCGGGGGGATCTCTGCTCCACCGTGGGGTCCTGCCTGAGCAGCAGAGGAATCTCTGCTCCACCGTGGAGTCCTCCCTGAGCAGCAGGGGGATCTCTGCTCCACCATGGGGTCCTCCCTGAGCAGCAAGGGGATCTCTGCTCCACCGTGGAGTCCTCCCTGGGCTGCGGGGGGATCTCTGCTCCACCGTGGGGTTCTCCATGGTCTACATAGGGATCTCTGCTTCACCGTGGGGTCCTCTATGGGCTGTAGCAGACAGCCAGCTTCACCATGTCTTCCcaatgggctgcaggggaatctctgctcaggcacctggagcacctcgTCCCCCTCCTCCACTGACCTttgtgtctgcagagttgttcatcccacatattctcactcctctctctggcTACTGCTCAGTGTTTTTACCCTTTCAATATGTTATCCCAGAGGCACCACCAGCGCTGTTgatgggctcagccttggccagcagcaAATCTGTCGTGGCTCCATCTCTGTCCGACATGGGTGAAGCTCCTGGGGTCtcctcacagaagccacccctgcAATCCCCACTGCTATGAAAACATTGCCGTGCAAACTCAGCACAGTTGCTTTTCTACTTACACCCCCTAAATCTGCTGCGTGAGCCCAAATCTGATCCCTGTTGTGAGGCTTTTGTGCCGTGGCTTCTTCATTGCACCTGAAACAAAAAGTTAGTGTGGCAATTGAAGAGAAATCGCTCGAAACAAAGAGAAGGTGCTTCCCCCAGAGAAAAAGCCTGTTGTGCCTGAAACATGAACTCTTACCTGCAGGTTATGACTGTCCGGCTACTGAAGGGATCTTTGAGTATGCCGCAGCCGTGGGAGGAGCCAccatcactgcagcccagtgcCTGCTGGACGGCAAGTGCAAGGTAGCGATTAACTGGCCTGGAGGGTGGCATCATGCAAAGAAGTAAGGAAACAATCTCTTCCCTTGTGTTTTCTTGCCTGATGTCTGAACCCTGCCTCCTAgctcccagcttccctgcggacgTTCAGGGTGTGGTGGTCTGGCTGGAAGAGTGTGAGATGTGAGAGGGGTGAGAGAAGGTAGGAGGTAGATAGGAAAGAAGCAGAGTGTAGGgcagagggttcctggtgctatCCGGGACGACAGCATGGATTTAGGGCAGGTATATTTAGAGGTGTCCTGCCATGCATTCATACATGGATATCTCTGGAAGATTAAGTGGGAGTTGGTTTTGCAAAGCCAATAGCCATaaagaggctgtggagagggaaACAATTGGTGTCCCTACCAACTTAGAAGAGAATGGGAGCATGGCCACACATTGTCCACATTGTTTTGTGTGGCTTTCTTGGTTTCTTAATTAGAGGTTAGAAAGAGTGCAGGTGAGCCTCTGGTTTTGCCCATGCTCTGCAGGTGGCTCTTTGCTCTGAGCTGTAATGTTAATAATGATCTTCCAGAACAGGAGAGGAGGTAAAAATTTTGTCTCCAaatcctgtgattctgtagtGGCAAAATGATTTGTTTGCGTGGATGGCCTGTTTTCCACAggtgcatgttttattttaacttgtgCCACCTCCCTCCCAAAAAATGAGGCCTGTCTGCCAGTGCAGACAAAACAGCacctgtccttgtccccagATAAGTAGCGCTTGCAGTGCTGTTCTGTTTCCCTGGGGACccccagaatcatagaatcacagaatggtttgggttggaggggaccttaaagtccatccagttctaacccctgctgtgggcagggacacctcccactggatcaggggctccaagccccatccagcctggccttgaacacctccagggatggggcagccacagcttccctgggcaacctgtgtcttctcagcctcacaggaaaacatttcttcctaagatcccatctcaatctcccctcttacagctgaaaaccattcccccttgtcctgtgcctgcactccctgatccagagcccctccccagctttcctggagcccctttcagtactggaaacgGCTcgaagatctccctggagccttctcttctccaggctgaacaaccccaactctctcagcctgtcctcgtatgggagctgctccagccctcagatcatctctgtggcctccttgGGACTGGCTCCACAAAACCACGTAACATCCAGAAACTAGCATGTACCATGTGTCTAGCCCTAGCAGCTGATACGTGACTGTGCAGGTGTCTCTTCTAGCTCTGGTGACTTTTTTGACCTGGTAGAGAAACTCTGGAGTTATAATAGTGGTGTGCAAACTTCAGCAATAGCAACATCTCTGCAGGACCCACTTTTGTGGATGTGGGTTCAAGTATGGCTCGGTGAGGATGGAGAGCGTTTGTAGCGGCTGAGCCAAGCCCTCTTCCACTTTGCAGGAGGGATGAGTggctttttaaacattttctgttcttgtttgtCTTGGTTGCATGGTTCACAAGATGCCGTAGCAAAAGAAATCTTGGAATCATAGACTGGCTCTGGTTTAAATCAGCTCTCCAGGGTGATCTAAGAGAGCATGTGGGCTAGTGCTAAGTGGTGATGGGGACTTGACCTCAAAGCAAGTCTGGAGGAGAGATTAAGAAACTTTCTTGTTCCTTTGATGTCAGCATTATGTACGATGCTCCTGATGTATCTTGGGGAACAAATCTTTCCTCTGTTTAACTGCCAGGGCTGTCTTCCGGCCGAGCCCAGGAACTGTATGGTGAGGGACTGCTTGTGAGGCATCCTGTTTGAAGTTTcctggggaggaagggagagggctTTGGGGAGAGGCTTAACTGTCATAACCTGAGACTTTGgaacagagcagcagagaaCTGTGACTGCTTTGGACCTGCCTTTTACTGCCAGGACCTTTCTGGGAGCTGTGACTCGGACCACAGGGCTGGAGTGgctcctgcctgtgcctgtCCAGCACTCAGAGGAAAATGGCCATCAGGGCTGTCCAGGGGCCTCTTGCTGCAGAAGGAGAGGAAGTACAGCACAAAGTGGATTTGAGCCAAGGGGCTGTGAACTTATTTATAGTATCTCAAGTGCAGAAAACTAACGTTTTATTGGTGCAGTGGTGAAATGGTCAGAGGAACCCTGCCAAGCCCCTCCATAGGTCAGGGCCTTTCTGCAGCGTAGCCAGCTGCCAGCAAGCCCAGGGTTGAGAAGCCATCAGCACAAGCAGTCCTGTTCTCTGTGCTTCTAAGCCATGCTCCGAGCTGTTCCTGACCCATGCCTTGGTCCCTGTGGGGCCTCGGCTGgctcttcatcctcttctgtGTGTCCCTGTGAGATGGAGGCTTGCAGAGTAAAAGCGATAACACTGAAGTCAATGGTGATCGTGTAGGTGATGTTCAACCTCGTGGACATTGTTTTCACAGAGATGAAGCTTCTGGCTTCTGTTACCTGAATGATGCGGTCTTGGGGATCCTGCGGCTGCGCCAGAAATTTGACCGTGTCCTTTATATCGATTTGGATTTGCACCATGGGGATGGTAAGGCTCAGCACAGGCTGCGAGCACAGCCACACAGGCTCAGGAGGAAGAGTGGGAGAAGTCAAAGCCTTTCAGGGCAGTAGGGCTTtacctgctgcagcagccatAGCTTTGCCTCCTTTCAGTGCAGTCAGATTCCCTCAATCCATTCTGCCTCGTCCTCCTTTATCGATTCGCCCCATGCTGCTCATCAGACCTCTCTGGACCATCTGGGCAGTGGTCTTGGACCTTAAGCATGAAGCAGCATGTTCCCATGCCAGTAATCCCCTCTGCCACTGGCCCTCCAGCAGGGACTTCCCCATGTCCCTTGTCTCCTGTCCCAGCAGAATAGCTTAAATGTTTAAACAGTGCTTAATGTTTTTAATGCCTCCAGTGCAAGAGGAAAGCAGTCAGTAGTAAACAGTGTTTTTGAGAGAAGGCTTAACACTATAAAACTAAAGCCAGGGCTGGCCTTGCTGAAACTGGTCTCTCCATCAAGGCCATTATTTCAACACTGTTCAACAtttcttgctcttttgaatTTTATGGTGTGTTTCATGTCACTCCGTTTTCCTGCCACATTTGGTTTCTGTTAAGTTTGCCTTTTCCCACTCTCTGCCCGctattttaatatgtatttatggaaaagagaaggcagcagcacTGAGAAAAAGCGAGAGAAGCCTGGTAGCTTTGGCTCTATTAAGAGCCAATCTCTGGCCACGGTATCCGTGCTCAATTCCCTTCCCGACCCTTGCAGGCCAAGCACTGTTAACAGGGGTGCTGACCTGAGGTATTGAGATCTGCTCAGTACTGATTAGCGTGAGGCCTGTCAAATTCATTTCAGTTCTGACCTTTGCTATACTTCAGGTCTTCATTAATTAAGGAAGGATTTAGTGAGACGCACctggttttctgctttgctcATTCTGTTCCTGCTCTGCTTGCTGCCCCGTGTTTATCAAGTGGCTTGTTTGCATGTTTAGATTGTCGTTTATGTGAATGATGcatgaaagcatttttctctttgcttttttgatAGGCGTTGAAGATGCCTTTAGTTTCACCTCGAAAGTCATGACGGTTTCTCTGCACAAGTTTTCACCAGGATTTTTCCCAGGCAAGTTGAACTTGTGCAGTTTGTGCTAATTTGGTTCAtgcattctgcccctctgctcttctctcatgagaccccacctggagccctgcatccagctctggagtcctcagcacaggaaggacctggagctgttggagcgagtccagaggaggccacagagatgatctgggGACTGGAGCACcccctgtacgaggacaggctgagcgagttgaggttgttcagcctgaaggagagaaggctccagggagacattagagcagcttccagtactgaaaggagctcttggaaagctgaggaggggctcttgatcagggagggcagggataggatgagggggagcgattttcagctgcaagaggggagattgagatgggatcttaggaagaaatgttttgctgtgagggtgatgag is a window of Phaenicophaeus curvirostris isolate KB17595 chromosome 13, BPBGC_Pcur_1.0, whole genome shotgun sequence DNA encoding:
- the HDAC8 gene encoding histone deacetylase 8 isoform X1, which encodes MAAAPVYVYSPEYVALCDSLCKVPKRASMVHSLIEAYSLLDHMKIVKPKVASMEEMATFHTDAYLQHLQKVSEEGDDDHPESVEYGLGYDCPATEGIFEYAAAVGGATITAAQCLLDGKCKVAINWPGGWHHAKKDEASGFCYLNDAVLGILRLRQKFDRVLYIDLDLHHGDGVEDAFSFTSKVMTVSLHKFSPGFFPGTGDVTDVGLGKGRYYSVNVPIQDGIQDEKYYQICETVLKEVYAAFNPGAVVLQLGADTIAGDPMCSFNMTPEGVGKCLKYVLQWQLATLILGGGGYNLANTARCWAYLTGVILGRTLSSEIPDHEFFTEYGPDYVLEITPSCRPDRNEPQRIQEILNSIKGNLKHVV
- the HDAC8 gene encoding histone deacetylase 8 isoform X4, translating into MAAAPVYVYSPEYVALCDSLCKVPKRASMVHSLIEAYSLLDHMKIVKPKVASMEEMATFHTDAYLQHLQKVSEEGDDDHPESVEYGLGYDCPATEGIFEYAAAVGGATITAAQCLLDGKCKR
- the HDAC8 gene encoding histone deacetylase 8 isoform X3 — encoded protein: MAAAPVYVYSPEYVALCDSLCKVPKRASMVHSLIEAYSLLDHMKIVKPKVASMEEMATFHTDAYLQHLQKVSEEGDDDHPESVEYGLGYDCPATEGIFEYAAAVGGATITAAQCLLDGKCKVAINWPGGWHHAKK
- the HDAC8 gene encoding histone deacetylase 8 isoform X2, giving the protein MVHSLIEAYSLLDHMKIVKPKVASMEEMATFHTDAYLQHLQKVSEEGDDDHPESVEYGLGYDCPATEGIFEYAAAVGGATITAAQCLLDGKCKVAINWPGGWHHAKKDEASGFCYLNDAVLGILRLRQKFDRVLYIDLDLHHGDGVEDAFSFTSKVMTVSLHKFSPGFFPGTGDVTDVGLGKGRYYSVNVPIQDGIQDEKYYQICETVLKEVYAAFNPGAVVLQLGADTIAGDPMCSFNMTPEGVGKCLKYVLQWQLATLILGGGGYNLANTARCWAYLTGVILGRTLSSEIPDHEFFTEYGPDYVLEITPSCRPDRNEPQRIQEILNSIKGNLKHVV